The Cicer arietinum cultivar CDC Frontier isolate Library 1 chromosome 1, Cicar.CDCFrontier_v2.0, whole genome shotgun sequence genome contains the following window.
TGTACTTTCAACATACTCGCTTTTAATTCAAATTCTTTCCCTCGTCCTTCAAATTGCTTTTCTTTTGATTTGAAGACCTCAACTTGGCTTTCAAAATGCTTCTTTCTTGATTCCAGCTCTTTAACTTGACCTTGGAGTTTCTCCTCCTTTGATTCTAACTCCTTCATTCGGCCTTCATGTTGCTTTTCTTTTGATTGAAACTCCTTCATTTGGCCATCCAGTTGCATCTCTTTAGACTCAAGTTCCTTCACTTGTCCTTTAAACTGTCTCTCTTTTGATTTGAGCTCCTCCACTTGGCTTTTGAAATGCTTCTTTTTAGATTCCAGCTCTTTCATTTGGCCTTCAAATTCTCTCTCTTTTGATTCATGCTCCTTCACTCGGCCATCATGTTGCTTCTCTTTTGACTCTAGCTCCTTTATTCGGCTTACGAAATGCTTCTGTTTTGATACCAGTTCCTTCACCAGCTCCGTCAATTGGCATTCAAATTCCTTCTCTTTCGATTCCAACTCCTTCTTTTTAGATTCCAGCTCCTTCACTTGGCCTTCAAACTCTTTCTCTTTTGATTCATGCTCCTTCAACCGGCCTTCAAGTCGCTTCTCTTTTGACTCAAGTTCATTCATTTGGCTTTCGAAATGCTTCTGTTTTGATACCAGCTCCTTCACCTGGCCTTCAAATTCCTTCACTTGGCCTACAAGTGTGTTATCTTTTGACTCTAACTCCTTCACTTGGCTTTCAAAGTGCTTCTTTCTGAATTCCAGCTCCTTCAGTTGGCCTTCAAATTTCTCCTCTTTTGACACAAACTCCTTAACCCGACTTTCAAGTTGCTTCTCATTTGACTGTAGTTCCTTTGCTCGTCCTTCAACTAGCTTCTCTTTAGATTCAAGCTCCTTCACCCGGTTTTCAAAATGCTTCTTTTCTGATTCAAGCTCCTTCATACGCCCTTCAAGTTCCTCCTCCTTTGCTTCAAATTTCTTTACCTGGCCTTCAAGTTTCTCCTCTTTTAACCCCAGCTCCTTTACTTGTCTTTCAAAGTGCTTCTTCTTTGACTCAAGCTCCATCATTTGTTCTTCACACCTTTTCTCTTTTGACTGAAGCTCCAAAATCTGACCTTCAGATCGTTTCCTCATTAACTCAAAACTCTCCGTTTGAGCACGCTGATCAGACCTTATTGACATTACCTTTAGTAACTTCTTCCTTTCTGACTCTAATATTTCCGCTTGTTCaccaattaattttttcattgcATCAAGCTCTTTCTCTCTAGTCATAAGTTCCATACTACATTCAACAATATTTTGTGAAAGAACCTTGAGTTCCTCTTGCTTCCTTTCACGATCTTTATCAACGTTACCTATGATTTCGTGCAGTTCTATCAACTCTGTATTGAGCTCTTGCTTGCGCTCTCCAATCAGGTTCTCCATCATACAGAGCTGAGCTTCCTTTGCTACAAAATCCTTGACACATTCTTCAACTTTTCCCTGTATTTTCTTATGAGCTTCATGAATTCTTCTAACACAACCAACTTGTTTATTCTTCTTTACAAGCTCTTTGGAGTACTCCTCAATCTCTATCTTTATAGACTCCAATTTCTGTTCTTCTACTTGTCCCTTCCTTTGACATTCCTCAATTGATTCTTCCATCAATGCGAGTTTTTTCTCCACAAACCTCTTTGTTACAGAAAATACTTTACCAACTGACACGGTAGGCATTTTCCCTCTCCAGGAAATAGGAACATCCTCATcctcatcatcatcaccatcatcatATGCTGATGGAGACACCTTTGATTTCTTAACCGAACCGCACGACGAACTGCCGTTTTCAAATAGCCTCTTAACCAGCAATGTAGTAGTAGGGCTCTTCTTAACAGATCCATCATAGTTACCACCCAAACTCGAAATCACGGAAAATTTTGCTGACAAAGGGacattatcatcatcattatcatcagactcaatttttttacaagACTCTGGTACCATCACATTTGAATGCAGTGTATTTTTCTCACATGATGTGACCCATTTCAAATTTAAGTTCCTATCAtcatcaccaccaccaccacaaatTTTTAGCTTATCAGAAACCTCTAAATCCATCATTCAACAGTGGAAACTGAAAATGAGAGAGAATGAATGAACAAAAAGACGTATAAAAGACTGTTACATTGTTGCCTTGTGAGTATTGTTGTTGTGGAGTGGGCTCCACAAAACACACTCCAAAATGGCCAAATAACGTGCTCatgaagagagaaaagaaaTGAACTTTGCAAAACATTACATGAACTCGCATTTATTTGGTATCATCCATCAAAATGGGACcactttgattttaaaatagattttaatttacttaaacataaaaattccagtgttaaaatttaaatcagttgattttttattaaactattgaGATGATGTGATTTTGTATActtagagcatctacaacgggagtgaaaatgagttcgtccgccagcgtgtaattacttaacttccagttttttgtgggttcaccgttggagtttTGCCAAAGTGTCATCACGGTACTGTCAGCAAGGAACGGTGCTTCACAgcagttaccttttttttttcttttttttttctatctactttcacaatttaataataatataattataaccgctatcttttattaatttattaataataataaatttatcattttttattaatttatagccgttaacttttttttaatttattaaataataataattttgtaactattagcttttttttagttaatataccaccgttagccttttttttctcctttaattacgattgttaactcattaatagaaacaatttgttactcatactttttcttcacaatttttgttacagaaatttattaaagtttttattaacgtacttttttatttatttttccatttaaattaatattttaagttataataaaattaaatattaatgtataaattaaagtaatggaatataatataattttttaaaagttaaaccgtaaaaaatgaatgagttgatttatggtgatgtggcatagtagaacttgaatcatgATGAGTTCACCGTTGAAGTAGAAAATAagtgaattgcttcaagatgatgtggcacagtTGACCCCATCTAAAGAACCCATATTAAGTTCACCGCTGTAGATGCTCTTAGAAGACTATATAACCCGCACACAATGCGGAGGGAGCgtgaacattttttttatttttcggaCAAAACTACTATTGCTACTGTATTAGCAAAGAATAATATGAGGGAAATATATTagcaaaattaataataatagcacGTTCCTTTCAAAAAAACATGTCTAATATAAGAAAACATTACAAAATTTGAgatgtatttatttttcaaatgacttttataatgttttacttttattataagTGCATTTAATTCACATAAGAATTTAATGCCACgattattttaagaataaattttaaaaatgaatacattaaattaattttcttgatCTTACATAAAAACAATAGTAAtagcatttaaaaaaatagttggaATATCACCAGAGATAAAAGATATAGGAATAAGAGCTACTCTCTCAAAATCATAGGATctagttttgtaaaaaaaaaaaaaattagaatgatAAGAGCTCCCTAAATATACTGCAAAAATAGTTTCGTTTTTAAAAAGGTCGTACAATGTCTTTAAGTGTTAGCTCAATTGTAAAATGCCATATTGTTTGTTAgattaaatgttatattttgaacTTAAAActtctaattaattaaaatgaaatttactattttttgaattaaaaaaaaatcctataaTAAATGCTCTAACATTAGCTCATTtatagaaaattgaaaattatgtaacccacaaaaattattattcgaAAAATACTACAACTTTCTCGTTAAACTCAAaactcaaactcaaacaaaCTCCCCTAGTAAAAAATCAATATCTTTTTGTATATatcacattaattttatttaatattttatctattgtaaattttaatatattttcaataaaaatataattttcatattattttattattatctaattatagtaactatttaatatattagttataataaacataatttttaaaattttattattttatatacaaGGCACATAAATTCAACCTTGTTAAAAGCAAAAATGATAGGAGCAGGTTTTTTTTTCAGGTAGTTGGAGACTCACGATAGTGCCAAAGGAAAAATATTTCTTACTCACAATATTTACTTtctgggaaaaaaaaaaacaaaagagaaaTACTTATAGATAACCAAAACTAAGAGATTGGactaaattataactcaaaaaATACTAGGGGAAGAAAAGGTAACACCTCAAAcaaaccatttaaaaaatagaCAAGTATACATTTAAAGACAAGAGAGATATAAATTTGAAGTCAAATTAATTTTCCAAGCATTAGTCAAGTGTATGAAGCTAATAATTACATAAACGTTGTGCACAAAAATGTGGTATGTACTCCAAATAATTAGTTTGTATATGGAAATATTTCTACACATTAAATTTAAGCCTTtagaaaaaagtatatatacaaatagaaagaaagaacTTGTCGAGACCATGATGAGTCCTCGAGATGCATTGAGATGATACTATGAATTTATCATgagctttcattttatttttctttctaattagTTATTTTACAGAGAGAGAAACAGAAAGAATCCTGTTAATTCATTTACAAGGGAACATGTTAGAAAATTTTCATTACCGCATAATCACATAACTTTTACATTAGGTTTTTGCATATTTGGTGGATGACACTAACTGCTTccagtaaaaaaaaacattatttctcCTTCTGTCTCTTTAGTTCAAGAACACGATTGTCAAGCGCATTAAGTAGATCCTCATATTCAAGGTTGTTATCTTGAATGCATTGTAGAACAATTCTCAAACTAGCTATTTCTTGATCTCTGGCCTTATCCTAAATTCACATTCAAAGTATTCATAACTATCAATAAGagatataaagataaaatattacataaaatagATATcgaataagaaaacaaaaaagtacCTTAATTTCAATGGAGTTGGTTTTTTTGTATATGCTATCGGAATTTAGTTTTTCATTCTGCACATATTTGCACAAGAGATCAACTAGTTGATTATTTATCTTGCCcttcaaattatttatcttttgatgTGACATCCTCTATCTGGCTTACAAAATGTTTGAGCTCTTTGACTAGATCTCTGAACTCATCCTTTTTTGATTCAAACTCCTTCACCCGGCTTTCGAATTCATCCTCTTTTGTTTGAAACACCTCCACTTGGTTTTCAAGTTGCTTCTCTTTTAATTCGAGCTCCTTCGCTCGCCTTTCCAAATGTTCCTTTTCTGATTCCATCTTCTTCAGTTGGCCTTCAACTTTCTCCTCTTTTAATTCCAACTCCTTCACTCGGATTTCATCTAGATTGTCTTTTGACTCAAGGTCCTTCACTCGGCCTTTGAAATCCTTCTCTTCATATTCAAACTCCCTCACTCGGCCTTCAAGTTTCTAGCTCATTCGCTTGTTCTTCAAATTTCTTCTCTTTTAATTCCAACTTCTTCACTCGACTATTGTAACACTTCTTTTTAGACTTAAGCTCATGTATTTGGCTTACAAGCTTCAAGTAGCTTCATTTCTAACTCTAATCTTTTTGCTTGtccttcaattaattttttcattgcATCAAGCTCTTTCTCTTTAGTCTTAAGTTCCATGCTACActcaacaatttttttcaaaagaatctTGAGTTCCTCTTCCATCCCTTCACAACCCTTATCAATGTTATCTTCTATTTTTgtcatcaagcatatgttggctttcTCACCTTCTTCTGTTTCTGAttcttctgaatcatcccacgttgccatcattgatttctttttgaaaggaaatgaGTTTTTTGTTTAAGGGACATTTTATAATGTCCTAATTTTACATCCAGATCATGTGTCTTGACTCTTGTCcacttttgttttgaaatccttttttgattttatctctttttctcatcattctttgtatccTTCTAGTGAGAAaaacaatttcttcatcaacatcttcttgtttAGTTTCTTGTGGTTCCTCTTTTATGTTTTACTGTGATGCTTTGTTGAGATGCTTTTAATGCTATTGCatttcctttcttgactggtttgtcttcttgtagtaatacttcatgtgctcttaaggttccaattaattcttctagGGGAGGTGATTCAAGGTTCTTGATTTGGCTTATaactgttaccattggtcttcatatgattggaagacaccttatgatttttcttactctttcttgtactgtgtaagctttgccaagagaacgcatttcattcactattgttgtgaaccttgagtatatttcatcaatagtttttctttcttgcatttcgaacaattcaaatttccttatgccaatgtttattcttgtttctttgacatggcttgttccttcatgacgAGTTTGTAGTGTATCTCATACTTCTTTAGCAATTGTACATTTAtatactctttcactttcttccttGCTTAAAACAcgtgataagaataattgagctttagagtttaggagtaccttagttttatcatcAGATATCAAGTCTACTTCTTTCTTCGAAGtagaggttgaatcattttgatcaaatcttggtatgaaatctccatatgtaatgatgcgccacatccCTGTATATTGAGATTTCAGAAACAGACGCATCTTATTCTTCCAGAAATAATAATCAGAtccatcaaagtaaggtggtctatTTGAAGATCCTCAtttaacaatgtattttgctttcggcATCCTTTCTTCTAGATCAtttctctagcacttgttaggtgtttttaatctttttatagACCGTGCTCTGATActaattgaagtagcaatgtcgatttataaggaagggggtttgaactGTAAATGTTCcaatttaaaaattcctgaaaattctaaagatttaactcaagaatgattttggttaagaaaacagaaaatggagaacgttcttggtttttatcagaaaacggataacgttcttggttagcttaaaaacaaaaattcagtttatgttttatctcaattaatcaatcaagcttaataagtaaagagataaaagaCAGAATATCACACACATATGTAAACTGattcacccaacttgggctacgttcagtcctcacaattgtgagattttccactaagtgctcaaaacaaagaaccttcttgattttacagcatctagcttagatcaaccttgatctctTACAATCTATATTTCTTTCCACCCATAAAGCAATTTAATCACCTATCAATCTTGAtgggatttcttacaatctattcaaactatactaaactcttatagtttgagttttacaataataatgagattgttttgatagaatttgatatgtctcaactcttgtttgagattcgattctttacaaagaattcaataCAATAATAACAAAGTATGATATATAATCAGAACTGAATATTTCTTgcgaaaatgagaatttcaagtatgtgaatgtgaatgatttgtgaGACTTGATAACACTTGAACTTCTTAGATTTTCTTGAGCATTagcctttcttttataggcgttttggagcatttaatgacagtcaaaagagttgttggttgTGTTTTACCTTTTCTACCAAAACTAATATATCTGAAGAAAAATATTCATCATTTGAATACTTTTATGAAATCTGTTTGACTAGGCTGATTTATTCGATcttgattagttttatgatcCTTCATGCTTTAGATgtatttgttgatgttatatcttTGATCTGGAGACTTGATTCTATCCAACTCAGTttagagaatgatgatgaacttctgcaTAAATATGGAGGTTTGATACTGAACTTCTGtagaaacggagattgataatcaatctggactGTCAGTTTTTGAAAGTTCTGGGGATTGATGATCAGTCTTGATCATTTTGGATGACTTCCTGATGTCTTGTAcatatcaagattgattaattttcttgaCAGTTAGACTGGAGAAGGTTCAAACTTGTTTTAACTAGCTTGATTCATGACTTTTTATCTCGGTGATTCGAATGTCTTCTTTGACTATAATGGATcttacttgttccttgccaagtactgataaccttagtataaaattcagaggcaaaatcttctttgaactaatggagattgattgatatTGAGGTTGTGATGGTCAGTTTTGAtcttggagaacattctccgttttatccagaatgttcttgtttctttatctgTTCAGTTTTTATCCGATTTCtttgatttgcttgattcttatctttgaattaatttactcaaaaatacaagttaaattaagataacattttaaaatcataattaacattcttaattaatttttatttattttcatcaaaactttaatttgagagtttgtcttaacatgTTCTTGTTGAAACaaagatgaaagaaaaaaaaaagtaacctAGAaatgaaagagagagaaaaaaaggtgaaaagggatttttttttttatagcatCTTTGTTGTTGGGTGTGGTTAAGGGTACTGAGAAGCTAGGGAGTGTGGATGTAGGGAGTAGGGTCCAAAAAACACACTACAAGTGGCAAATCTTACTCACGAAGTTGGAGAGGCTTGCTGGCAGTTATCATTTTTCCTATTATTAGTAAGTAGTAACTGTTGTAtagtttttcctttttaaatgCAAGcacttatttcatattttataaatatttatccaattttttttaattctttttatattaGAAGATTCGGTAAATTTGAATCGAATAATacgtttaatttttttattaatgttaaatgtttatttagtattttttaatatttatcaaaataaatatttattatatattagttgtaaatatttattttataattttaatatttatcactaataattttttggctaaataccacttgtgatccttaacttaattttaattaacgttttagtcttttatcttttttttccctcgatttaatcctttattttaattttaagtgataatttaatcttttatgttttaaaacgtcaacaatgttatcttttttgtttataaaaattcatcaaaattttcaaataaaatccataaaataaattatattttgtaatataaaacaaatttaatcaaattcgtaactcaaatcttcaaataaactcatatttgtcattctttatttgatgttgttggagatgaaaatatgagtctatttaaagatttaagttatgaatttgatgaaattacattatattgaggatgataattagttttatgagttttgtttgaatttttttacgaattttttgaatttttgcaaaaaataagaataatattgttgacattttaaaacataaaatatcaaattgtcacttaaaattaaaataaatgaccaaatcaggaaagaaaaaaaaaaaagataaaggactacaatgttaactaaaattaagttaaggaactaCAAATGATATTTAGCTTAATTTTTTGTATGCATtaggacaaatatttattcaatattttgcttatatttatCAATGGCAAAGTatgttatgtgttttttttaatatttatcactaataaatatttgtcttttattttttatgtattaacgGCAAATACTTGCactacaatttttatatttaccaTTAACAATATTTGTCTtactctaattttttatatttatctatattttttaattgtgtttgaaattggaagcaaaaagaaataaaaataaaataaaagaccaacaaatatttattgtgttattttttatatttatcacttatgtaataattttttttgtatatttgtaactaataaataattgtcctatatttttttaatagtgtttgaaattataagaaagaagaaaaataaaataaaagaccaaccAATATTTatcctattattttttatatttgtcattcatgtaattttattgaaattacaaaaaaaaaaaaattaatgtaatacaTTGTTGTCCCgttaatgtatatattttactttagaGATCAATTATGTAGAAgacaattgaatttttttattcaagttTTATGTGCATTACTTTTTGTGCAGTATCTATATGTAATTATATGgacatgattttattttattttttgtgcaGAAGATTTTATTTTCTACAATTTCTTTCTTCTCTATATTTTGTAggtatagaaaattaaaaagagCTTTCCGTTCATTATCATAAGAATAtttattcattgtttatttttagtttgtatTCAAATAGTGAGTTTTAGGGGTGAAGAAAATCTAATTGAAACTAAAAGAAAATTGTGGGTCTTCTATAAATACATGCCAATGCTCTTTGAACATTAAGAACATTAAGGCTCActttaattttgagttttttaagTGTTCATTGAACTTTAAGAATATGTATTGAACTCCATAGTCtaacttatttaaatttttttttaataaaataaaaatctaatctAGAACGAAAACTGATTATAAACTAAACCGAAATACTTTTAAAACTATGAATTGATTATATGTAGTTATGAATTGTTACAATATgcacttaattaaataaaattgtttttttcaaCTGGaccaaactattttttaaaattaagtagaaaaataagttaatatatTCTTGATAGTTAACTCTTAATCAAGTATACAACGTgatgaaacaaataaataacaatggataattttttaatgttgcTTCGCATAATCTAGTTCTTCTAAACCTCActaatgatatatataaaaataaatattatatagtgcttatttatttatttatttattgatttaaataaataaatatttagttgTGGTTAACTTTTTGTTTCCTCTTCTACAACTCCAATGCAGATATTACGAGAGGGAGAGCAAGATCGGTGGTTTTCGGTGCACCGCATTCgttattcaaattatttatgtaatcTCAACAAATTGTTGGAGAAAACTCACTTTCAAGAtacaataaaatttgattttggttcaaaacaatttagttcatttttagttttttaaaaatagttccattaacaaattttttttgtaaaaacaatttgaattcaatttttatGAATGAGTTTAATTTAAAAGCAGTTTCATTcagtttaattttataatttggtttagttatttgtttttcttttaacacCATTTAGTTTAAAActaactctaagtataaaagaatgtatatatatttttatgataaaataatatttatttgatttaaaatcactaaaattaaaagaaaaaaattgattaataattaagatttaattttctcactcttttaatataaaaagcatctcatttgaaatgttatatatatatatatatatatatatatatagataaaacaatttataatcatataaatatttgtggagATATTTTGataactaatattattatattgatatataattgaatatatatgtaaaaaattatcaaacaatatataaattaaattcatatgattatgtttttcttttggaTAAAATTCAAGTGTttgacaaaaatttatttatttcatctaTCTTCAAATGtggaaataatgaaaaatataaatactcGACTTGTATGTATATTCGGTATAAAACATTATACATAcatttaatgataatttttttacttaacatttaataatagtttataatgtatatatttgtagatataaataaaattagtctaataattttgttttttttaaaataatcatgaTAAAATATCTGATTCGAAAATCGGTTAATATTTTCACTTTCAAGTCTTAAGTCTTAAATGAATTATGAAGAAGTAGTGAGCGATAAGTGcatcaatttgattttttttttgtttttattatgtaaaaaatatcaACATTGAAGAGGGTGTccataagtaattttttttttaacctttaaagaaagtaagaaaaaataaataataaagataagTGCATGCATTCTATGCTGCTTTGACTGCTATTTTTTGCTGACCAATGATGCCAGGATGTAACCCTTTCTCAACTGTAAGCTACAAAAGGAAAAAGTTATCGACAGAAAAAATTCAGAGCTGAAAGTTAATCTTGTAAATATATTCAAATTGTAATTGGATGACATTTAGTTTGTTGACTTGAGAATTCGAATTTAAAATATCTatctatttaatatttagtGTGTAAGTTGTGggtaaaaatatttagtttatattagaaattaaacttgTTTACATACACAATTACTTTTAAGCACCGTAGAATACATGTAGGATTTCAatcaaatattagattaaaatttaatcacaCCTGTAGATTCTTTGTGTGTTATGATTCTTATGAATTATGATCTTTTAAGTGACCAACATAACTACAATAAAATTTACcatattttataacataaaaaatatatatattgagttgtatttattgtttttgCGGTTGGGTGCTAACGTGGGAGATCAATTCATGTGAGGGTAATGATGCTGGTGCCTAATGCATGTGTGATGTTTTTGCTAGTTGTGTGTCTTTTGGGTTTTGAGTAGACTTAGAGATGGGAATTTCATACTATATATATGCAGTATCTGTTTTAGTCATTTGGTACATCTTGTACCTTTTGTAAATTTCCTTCCTTCCAAAAAATTATTCCTTTTAGCCTCTTAACAAAAGTTAAACTAATTGCTGaaatcattgtttttttttattcattgaatttgaaaatattggAAGTGGcctaaataattgattttaaaattctttaattGAATTGAACAAACTAGTAAGAGAATAAGGGGGGCTCCCAATTGaaaatcaaacataaaaatGTGGATTTTTTTTGAAGGTATATTTGGACAGAGGGTTT
Protein-coding sequences here:
- the LOC101500580 gene encoding uncharacterized protein; translated protein: MMDLEVSDKLKICGGGGDDDRNLNLKWVTSCEKNTLHSNVMVPESCKKIESDDNDDDNVPLSAKFSVISSLGGNYDGSVKKSPTTTLLVKRLFENGSSSCGSVKKSKVSPSAYDDGDDDEDEDVPISWRGKMPTVSVGKVFSVTKRFVEKKLALMEESIEECQRKGQVEEQKLESIKIEIEEYSKELVKKNKQVGCVRRIHEAHKKIQGKVEECVKDFVAKEAQLCMMENLIGERKQELNTELIELHEIIGNVDKDRERKQEELKVLSQNIVECSMELMTREKELDAMKKLIGEQAEILESERKKLLKVMSIRSDQRAQTESFELMRKRSEGQILELQSKEKRCEEQMMELESKKKHFERQVKELGLKEEKLEGQVKKFEAKEEELEGRMKELESEKKHFENRVKELESKEKLVEGRAKELQSNEKQLESRVKEFVSKEEKFEGQLKELEFRKKHFESQVKELESKDNTLVGQVKEFEGQVKELVSKQKHFESQMNELESKEKRLEGRLKEHESKEKEFEGQVKELESKKKELESKEKEFECQLTELVKELVSKQKHFVSRIKELESKEKQHDGRVKEHESKEREFEGQMKELESKKKHFKSQVEELKSKERQFKGQVKELESKEMQLDGQMKEFQSKEKQHEGRMKELESKEEKLQGQVKELESRKKHFESQVEVFKSKEKQFEGRGKEFELKASMLKVQVKELILKEKLLEGQVQDLESKLNKFDGQSKESESTEKRHEALIKYFDEEKESLTSCMDDQLCPTIDGMSLQLVPSEQPDGPEFLCNDVLVNLLESSDPSRTILDIILNPVIPLCKTGDDVVIIDESHIFLLEQLMKISPNIKPGVKEEALKLASDMKANMKENTENSLGVLGFLLVLSIYGLLASFDEGKVLELFAFVAHHKIAVELFGSLGFANKVSDFVENLIRKKQFVGAVRFSYAYNLADKKQLVDLLREHVQNAKLICENSCKKTSSIEIKDKARDEEIASLETVLLCISDNNLKSEELFIQEIQYRILELKAHKGK